From the Vibrio vulnificus CMCP6 genome, the window TCTCTGAGCCTAGCGCCGTCAACGATGAATCGGAGCTCCAAATCAGATCGCCATGACGGAAAAACTGCAACACCAGATTTTGCTCGTAAGGATGGCCAAACGCGGTGCCTTCGTCATCGTCTTCTCTGGCGAGGCGGCGTAAGTTGGTGCGCCACTGCTCAAACTGTTGTTGGTGCTGCTGCAAACTGTCTTTTTCGGGGGCGATGGACCATGCCATTAACATCAGTTTTGCCGTTTGACCCAAGCGCGCGTCGTACACTTCTCCCACTTCATGCTGCGCAGAGCTGTAGCTGAAATACATGGTCATGATCAGCAAAAAGCAGGAAAGCAAGCTCACAGAGAGCGTTAAGCGTCGCTTGATGGAGAAGGGTTGGCTACTTTTCAATGATGTACCCCACGCCACGGATATTTTTAATCGGCACGTTGGGTGCCTTTTTGCGCAAGTTGTGAATGTGCACTTCAATGGCGTTGTCGCTGGCGCTGTCATCCCAACCGTGCAGAGACTGCTGCAACTGATCTTTACTCATCACTCGCCCAGCATTGGTCATTAACGCCGCAAGGATTTTAAATTCGTTACGCGTCAGTTTTAAAACGACCTCTTGATAACGAATCGACTGCTCGGAAAGGGAGAGGCTCAATTCGCCCACTTCAATCACTTCCGTTGCGCTACCAGATTGACGACGAATTACCACCCGCAAACGGGCTAATAACTCTTCAAGCGCAAAAGGTTTGCCCAGATAATCATCCGCGCCTCGGTCTAAGCCTTGGACGCGATCTTTGATATCGTCTCTGGCGGTCAAAATCACCACTGGCAAGCTAAAACCCGCACTGCGAATGTTGCGCAGCACGTCTAAGCCGTCGATATCCGGTAAGGTTAAATCGAGGATCACTGCCGTGAAATCTTCAGTTTTCAGTGCGCTGGTAACGCCTGAGCCTTTTTCTAACCAATCCACCGTATAGCCATGGCGACTTAGCGAAGTCACCATGGATTGGCCAAGCAGTGTGTCGTCTTCAATCAGTAGTAATCGCATGATTTATTTCAGTTTCTCCAATGCGGCGTTGCCTGCCAATTGTCGATGGAATGCTTATTTGGTTCTAGTGGAGAAAGCAAATAATGGGTGTTCGATAAAGCATTATAGATCGGCAACCCTAGCGGGAAAACTTCATGCGGTACATGCGTTTGTCGGCAAGATTGATGAGCGCATCCACGTTTTCGGAATCATCTGGAAAACAGGCTCGACCTAAACTGGTGGAAAGCTTAGCTGGGCCTTGTTCGAGCACAATCGGTGGCACAAACAGCTGATGAATCGCCTGATTGAGCACCTGAGGTTCGTCATTGGTGATGTGTTTGCACAACACGGCAAATTCATCGCCCCCCATGCGGCACACTCGCACTGAGGCGTTTTCCAGTTTTTTCAATCGCAGCGCCACTTCTTGCAATGCGGCATCACCCGCTTGATGGCCAAGATTATCGTTGATGGCTTTGAAGCCGTTGAGATCCAGCAGGTAGATCGAAAAATGTTCTTTGTCCTGAATGTACTTATCCATGTGCAAAAACATACCGATGCGGTTTGGCAACTGAGTCAGCGGATCGGTTAACGACATCTTCTTGTGAAAACGGGCTTCTTTGTAGAAGAAATAAGCCATGATGCCCGCACACAAGACAAAAATGCCCAACAGCACAAACTGAGCTTGGAAGAGCAATTGTGCACGCGTCTGCTGCTCTTTATACAAAGGGCTGGCGACGCGGAAATTGCGCGTCACGTAGTCGATCATAGACAGGTAAAGGCGGCTGGTTTCGCGGTAAAACAGGTTTGCGGCTTTGTCATCACCGTTTAATGCTTGTTGCAGTGGCTGCTCTAACGTTTGGAACTGGTGAAACAGATCGACGAAAAAGCTTTTTACTTCGGTTCGCGAGAGAAAGGTGTCGCTTTCTCGACTGTTGATCAACAAATCAAAACGGCTCCAAGTGAGCTCATATTTCAATTCGACACGCTTGAGATCGTAGCTGCTGTCTTCGGCGCGACTCGATTCACTCACCAATTCAGAGAGCTCTTTAGACAGGTGGAACAAGAACCAAGTGGCTTGATTTTGTGAGTCTGAGTAAGAGCGTGCCAAAGTTCTTGTTTCCTGCAGCAGGGCAAGATTGGCGATCAACAAGCAGACAGTCACTGCCAGTAAAGTCAGTTTTGCTGAAGTTGAAAAGGGCCCTTTATAAAGATTTAAGTTTGTTTTCTGCATTATTCGTTTTCACATCACTTCGCGATATGTATTTGTTTTAACTGCCAAACCATCTGGGAATGATAGCGTTCATTATTCAGTTCTTTTGGAAATGAAGATTGCGGATAGATGAGCCAAAAAGGACCTTTATCTCTCACTCGCATGGGTTTGCCGTCTTGCCTGTAAGCAACGATGGGCTGATATTTTTCGATATCAGAGAGATCGATGTCGGCGGCGTAGTCGTTTAAGGCACGCAGAGTGACGCGATTCGGAATAAAGCCATATTGTTGCGACAAAAGGGTGCTGAGCTTGACTCCGGTAAAGGTGGCTGGCGCGCTAAGCCAAGGAAGCATGGTGGTGTATTGCGTGGCTTCCATTTGCTCTAAATCCTGAACGGTTAACACAACCGTTGGGGCATGGGGGATATCCATTTGTAAATTATAGCTGTACACCTGAGGTGCAATGAGTAAGCCCCAAACAAGAGCAAGATACTTCATTTCCTGTGACCTGATTGTTATTGATTATGCAGTCATTATAGCCTCGGTATGCTGTTTTTATAATCTCACGCTGATGGTTATTTGTTCTCTTAGCGGCTCAAATGTCATGTAATTCTAATGTAATTATTCCTAATAATAAGACGGAAATCAGTCTGTAAGCTTATGATATTGAGTGTATTTATGAATTCTGAGTGAAACGATAATGTTGAGTTCGGTATACGATAACCACGCAATCATGAAAACTTTCACTGTGATGAATATTTCATGCGGCGTGAGCTTCTCAAACAACAAATGGTGGCATGAAATCGTGATGACATTGGCTAATCGCCATGAAATGAAACCGATTTCAAATGTTCTCTTCGGCTTGCACGTTTCTCTATCTTTCTGATCTCACAACACAATCTGTTTGCACGCTTGCCAGGCCCGGTTTCATGGCGCATCGAGCCAGATCAGCCTGTGAAGCGGGGCGACATTTTCAAACCTTTCATTCCCTATTATGGCAACCAATAACCATAAACAGGGAACGCTCATGAAAACCTTACAACTTTTACCTCTTGCTCTTGCGGTGGCCTCTTCGCTTGCTTCTGTCTCTGCCTTTGCAACCTCGGAATCTGACCTTGATGCGTTAGAAAAACGCATTCAAGAGCTCGAGGCCAAACTGGAAACGGCTTACGTCTACGATCAACAACCTGCGGTGCTCACGCCAGACACCGAAGTGCCGCTGGGCATTGTGTTTTCCGGCTACGCACGTTACGGCGCGCACTATGCAGCAGGGGACAACCGCTACGTGCAAGTGGGCAGCAGCGGGGCGGCGGTGGGCCGTTTGGGTAATGAAGCAAACGGTGGCGAGTTCCAGCTCGCGAAAGCCTTTAAGACCGATGGCGGTGCGATTTGGGACATCGTCTTCATGATGGATCAATGGGGCATTGATCAATGGAGCTCACCGGGTGGTTTGAATTTGAAAAAAGCCTACGCGGGTGCCACTAATCTGTTTGAAAGCCAGCCTGAGCTTTATGTGTGGGCGGGGCGTGATTTCCATCAGCGTCCGCAACAAGGGCTAAATGACTACTTTTGGATGAGCCACGATGGCCAAGGTGGCGGCTTCAAAAACCTTAACTTGGGCGGCGCTAAGTTTGACTTTGGCTTTGTCGGCCAAGTGGACAACGGGGATGGCGGCGCGCTGGGCAATGACACCGGCATCTATGCATTAACCTCTCGATTGCACGCGATGGATTTGGGCGCGGCGACGCTCGATCTCTACGCCAACTATGGTTTTGCCTCCGATGAAGCGGAGGCAGCAAAACAAGGAGAAACCGCTTGGCAAGTGGGCGCGGTGGTGGATTTTGGTGGCGGCAATAAGCTGACGATGAAATACGCCGATGGCGCGGATAACTCGGCGTTTGATTTAGCGGGCGATCAACAAGTGACTTACCTCAGCTGGGAAGGCAGCTTTAACCCGTCACAGCCACTGTATATCGACTACTTGGCCTCTTTCAAAAACATCTCGGGTAAAGATGTGGATGAGAAAAATGAATACTCGGCGATCGTGCGGCCCATGTACAACTGGAGCGATGTTCATTCCACTTGGTTAGAAGCGGGCTACGCGCTGGAAGATTTTGACAACGGCGATGAAAAATCGGGTTGGAAAGTCACGCTTTCACAAAACATCTCGATGGGTGGATTGCCTTGGAGCCGCCCGATGTTGCGCTTTTACGCCACGCTGGGTGATGTAGACAGCACCGTTTCGGGTG encodes:
- a CDS encoding molybdopterin-dependent oxidoreductase; the protein is MKYLALVWGLLIAPQVYSYNLQMDIPHAPTVVLTVQDLEQMEATQYTTMLPWLSAPATFTGVKLSTLLSQQYGFIPNRVTLRALNDYAADIDLSDIEKYQPIVAYRQDGKPMRVRDKGPFWLIYPQSSFPKELNNERYHSQMVWQLKQIHIAK
- a CDS encoding carbohydrate porin; amino-acid sequence: MKTLQLLPLALAVASSLASVSAFATSESDLDALEKRIQELEAKLETAYVYDQQPAVLTPDTEVPLGIVFSGYARYGAHYAAGDNRYVQVGSSGAAVGRLGNEANGGEFQLAKAFKTDGGAIWDIVFMMDQWGIDQWSSPGGLNLKKAYAGATNLFESQPELYVWAGRDFHQRPQQGLNDYFWMSHDGQGGGFKNLNLGGAKFDFGFVGQVDNGDGGALGNDTGIYALTSRLHAMDLGAATLDLYANYGFASDEAEAAKQGETAWQVGAVVDFGGGNKLTMKYADGADNSAFDLAGDQQVTYLSWEGSFNPSQPLYIDYLASFKNISGKDVDEKNEYSAIVRPMYNWSDVHSTWLEAGYALEDFDNGDEKSGWKVTLSQNISMGGLPWSRPMLRFYATLGDVDSTVSGVDQAKQDTLSVGAMWEAWW
- a CDS encoding GGDEF domain-containing protein gives rise to the protein MQKTNLNLYKGPFSTSAKLTLLAVTVCLLIANLALLQETRTLARSYSDSQNQATWFLFHLSKELSELVSESSRAEDSSYDLKRVELKYELTWSRFDLLINSRESDTFLSRTEVKSFFVDLFHQFQTLEQPLQQALNGDDKAANLFYRETSRLYLSMIDYVTRNFRVASPLYKEQQTRAQLLFQAQFVLLGIFVLCAGIMAYFFYKEARFHKKMSLTDPLTQLPNRIGMFLHMDKYIQDKEHFSIYLLDLNGFKAINDNLGHQAGDAALQEVALRLKKLENASVRVCRMGGDEFAVLCKHITNDEPQVLNQAIHQLFVPPIVLEQGPAKLSTSLGRACFPDDSENVDALINLADKRMYRMKFSR
- a CDS encoding response regulator, which encodes MRLLLIEDDTLLGQSMVTSLSRHGYTVDWLEKGSGVTSALKTEDFTAVILDLTLPDIDGLDVLRNIRSAGFSLPVVILTARDDIKDRVQGLDRGADDYLGKPFALEELLARLRVVIRRQSGSATEVIEVGELSLSLSEQSIRYQEVVLKLTRNEFKILAALMTNAGRVMSKDQLQQSLHGWDDSASDNAIEVHIHNLRKKAPNVPIKNIRGVGYIIEK